The segment ATCGTATTCGACGGTCACCAGCAACAACTCGGCCCCCGTAGGCATCAGCGAAGTGAGGTGGTCAACGTATCGCTGCCGGAGCGCCAGTGGCAGCGCGATGAGCGCCGCTCGATCATAGATCGCAACGCAACCTTCGAGCTCCGCGGCGCCCAAGGCGAACACATCACCGCAGAGTATTTCCAGCCGGCCGGCGACGAAGCGCTGGAAAGCCCCGCGCCGCTCCACCTGCGGCACCAGCCGTTGCTCGTCAAAAAACGCACGCACGGCCTTTTCGCTCAGCTCGACGCCCACCACGGTGAAGCCCTGCTCCACCAGCCAGGCCATGTCCAGCGACTTGCCACACAACGGAACCAGCACGCGAGCACCATTCGGCAGCGCAAGCGACGACCAGTGCCGCAGCAGATAGGGATTGACTTCGCCCAGGTGGAAACCGATTTCGTTACGCGCCCAGCGCTCGTGCCAGAAAGCCTCGTTCACAGCCGCCTCTCCAGTGAATGACTGACGCAGCCTACACCGGCCCAGCGTTGAATTCAGCCGAACAGCGAGCCGTCGATATCAAGCCCGGCCTCGCGCATCTGTGCGAGCTTGTAGCGCAGCGTCCGCGGACTGATGCCCAGGCGCTCGGCGGTTTCCTTGCGCCGGCCGCGTTCGGCACGCAGGGTGTCGAGAATGAGCCGATATTCGCGGTGGCGCAGATCATCATTCAGTGCGCCGGATGGCTCGTCAGTCTCGCCCCCCACGGCAGGCATGGCAGGCCTGCCGTGCGCCTCTCCCGGCCGGTCGATAAACAGATCCGCCGCCTCGATCACGCCGCCCTGCTGCAAGATCAGCGCACGCTGAATGGCATTGTCCAGTTCCCGCACGTTGCCGGGCCAGGCGTGCTCGAGCAGGCTGCGCCGCGCCTGCTCGGATAAACGCGCCGGCCCCAGGCCCTGACGCTGCGCGTGCCTGGCCAGCAAGCGCTCGGCCAGGGGCAGAATATCCGCGGGCCGCTCTCGCAGCGGGGCCCAGCGCAGGGGAAATACCGACAGCCGGTAATAGAGGTCCTCGCGAAAGCGCCCAGCGGCCACTTCGCCCTGAATGTCCCGGTTGGTCGTGGCCAGCACGCGGATATCCAAGGTAATCGGCCTCCGACCACCGACCCGCTCCACCTCGCGCTCCTGCAGAACACGTAGAAGCTTCGCCTGTAGCGCGAGCGGCATCTCGGAAATCTCGTCCAGCAACAAGGTGCCACCGTTGGCCTGTTCGAACTTGCCAGGCTGAGAATGCAAGGCGCCCGTGAAGGCGCCCTTTTCGTGCCCGAACAAGGTGGCCTCGAGCATCGAATCCGGAATCGCGGCACAGTTGATCGCCACGAACGGCTGCTCAGCGCGCGCCGAGCAGACGTGGATATAGCGCGCCAGCACTTCCTTGCCGGTTCCGGACTCGCCGGAGATCAACACGGTGGAATCGCTGCGTGCCACGCGGGCGGCCAAAGCCAGCAACTGCCGACTGGCAGGCTCGCAGGCGATAGGGCCCGAGTCCTGTGCCGGCCGACACGCCGTATCGAGGTAGCGCGCCAGCAGATCGAGCAGCCTGGAGGGTTCGAAGGGTTTGACCAGGTAGTCCAACGCCCCTTCGCGCATCGCGTCGACCGCCCTCTCCACCTGGGCGAAGGCGGTCATCAGCACCATCGGCACGCCGGGATGCCGCTCGCGCAAAGTACGCAACAGTCCGTGGCCGTCCATTCCCGGCATGTTCACGTCGCTGATCACCAGGGCAAAGTGTTCCGACCGCAGCGCCGCCAGTGCCTCCTCGGCGTTCGCGACTGCGGTGTACGCGTAGCCGGCCAGCTCGAGCGTGTCGCCCAGCGCCTCGCGCAATGCGGGATCGTCTTCGACCAGCAACAACCGATCATCAGCGGTCATCGGCAAGCTCCTGCACCGCTATCAGCGGCAGGGATAACCGCACGCAGGTCCCGCGCCCGAGCCGTGAGCGCACCTGAAGTTCGCCGTGATGCGCACGTGCGACAGCCATGGCGACAGCCAGACCAAGCCCGGTCCCGCTCGCCTTGGTGGTAAAGAACGGTTCGCCCAGACGGGCCAGCACGGCGGGCGCGATGCCCATCCCGTTGTCGCTCACACACAGGCGCACGACACTTCGGCGACGGTAGACATGCACTTTCAATCGCGCCGGCTCGCCGGCCGCCTGCCTGGCATTGTCCAGCAAGTTGCACAGGGCACCGACAAGGGTGTCTCGATTGCACAACAGCTCGCCCGCCGCGACGTCGCACTGCCAGCGCACCTCGATGCCCTGGAGCAAAGGCTCGGCCGCTGAACGCAGTGCGGCGAGCAATGCTGTGGGGGTCAGCCGGTCAGTCAGCGGCAGGTCGCCACGGGCAAAGACCAGCATGTCGCGCACCTGCCGCTCCATGTCTTCGAGACGGGCCTTCAGTCGGCCGGCGAAACGGCTTTGCTGGTCGGGGTTCAGCGCGCCCTGCTGCAGGTGGCTGGCATAGATGAGTGCGGCCGACAGAGGCGTCCGCACCTGATGGGCGAGCGAAGCGACCATGCGCCCCAGCGACGAGAGGCGCTGGTGCCGAGCAAGCTGCTCCTGCAGCCGGCGGGTTTCCGTGAGGTCGGTCAGCAGCACCAGCTGCCCTGGCTCGCTCTCCAGCGAGCGCGTGGCAATGGCAACACGCCGTCCGTCGCGCAGCGATACCTCATGGCCATCGTCGCCGCGAGGGGCGAAGCGCTGGGCGATAACGTCACGCCAGAGGCGGCCGAGCAGATCGGCACCCAACAGGTCCAGCGCAGCCGGATTGGCCTCGTCGACAATGCCGCGTCCGTCGATCACCACTACCCCACCGGGCAACAGATCCAAAAGGCTCTGGTGCCTTCGCACAAGGCTTTCTTTCTCGGCGATCTCCTGCTGGCGCAGCAAGCTGGCAGCCTCGAGCTGGCCGGTCAGCTCAGCGACACGCGCTTCGACTTGGCCATAGGAGACATCCAGCTGCCTGGCCAGGCGCGCCAGATCGTCAAGCGCCCGCTCTTTCGGCGTGGCAACGGGTGGACTGGTTGTGGCGTGGTGGGCGGTTGTACTCACGGCTCCGCTCGACTCCGTCAAGGATTGGACGTCTGCGGAGCCGGAGCAATGTTCGTGCCTTGACGGGATTGACCGGGCGTCGGCGCCTTCGCGCCAACGCCCGCGGGAGATCACTCGGCGATGTCGTCGTCGCGGCGATTCATCCCGTACTTGCGCATCTTTTCGACCAGGGTGGTCCGCCGGATGCGCAGACGCTCGGCAGCACGCGCAACCACGCCACCGGCATCCTCGAGCGCCTGGTGAATCAGGCCCTGTTCGAGGTTGCCCAGGTATTCCTTGAGGTCGAGGCCTTCGGCCGGCAGCATCGCGTGGGCATCAGCGACGGCGATGGGCGCGTTGATCGCTGCCCGCTCCTCCATTTCGTCCTGCAAGGCGCTGGCGTATTGCTCGTCGTCGTCATCGACATGGCGGAATTTCTTCGGCAGTTCCATGACGCCGATGACGCCGTACGGATGCATGATCGCCATGCGCTCGACGAGGTTGGCCAGCTCGCGGATGTTGCCCGGCCAGTCGTGACGGCACAGCGACATGATTGCGGCTGAGTTGAATCGAATGGAGCCGCGCTTCTCGTGCTCCATCCTTGAAATGAGTTCGTTGAGCAGCAGCGGTATGTCTTCGACCCGCTCGCGCAAGGGCGCCATTTCGATAGGGAACACATTCAATCGATAGTAGAGGTCCTCGCGGAACGTCCCCTCTTCGATCATCTTCTCCAGGTCCTTGTGGGTCGCCGCGATAATGCGAACGTCCGCCTGCTGGGTACGGTTGCTGCCGACGCGCTCGAACGTCCGCTCCTGCAGTACGCGCAACAGCTTGACCTGCATCGGCAACGGCATGTCGCCGATCTCATCGAGAAACAGCGTGCCGCCTTCGGCCAATTCGAAACGCCCGGCTCGCGCAGTGATCGCCCCGGTGAAGGCGCCTTTCTCATGACCGAACAGTTCGCTTTCGAGCAGCTCGGCCGGGATCGCACCGCAATTGACCGGCACAAAAGGCGCCTGCCGGCGCTTGGAGTGATAGTGCAGATTGCGCGCGACGACTTCTTTGCCAGTGCCGGATTCACCAAGGATCAGCACGCTGGCCTCGGTGTCGGCGACCTGCTGCATCATCTGCCGCACATGCTGGACGGCACGACTGGTCCCGACCAGGCTGCGGAACAAATTGGTTTCACGCTGGCGCCCGCGCCCCTTCGCCTGGGTCATCTCCCGATAGATCTGGGCGCGGTGCAGGGAGTCGAGTAGCTTGTTGTAGCTCGGTGGCATTTCCAGGCTGGTAAGAACACGACGTCGCGCATCCTCTGGCCAATCGGCCGGGGCCGGCTCGCCAAGCAGGATCAACGGCAGTTGTTCGTCCCACTGCCCCAGCTGCTTGAGCAACTCGGCCGCGCCCCCCTTAGAGTCGATCTGGCCGACCAGCACGCCGAGAATACTGCCGCTCGACTCAAGCCCTTCGACGGCCCGACGCCAGTCGTCGCTTGCGCAAGCCAGGTGATCCTCGCTGAGGAAGTTCAGGATGACGGTCATATCCCGCCGACGATCGCAGTCATCGTCTATCAACAAAATCTTGGTATCACGCCACATCTTGTCTATAGGGCCCTGATTTCTAGAGGATGCCTGCGCTCGAATCCTTGAGAAACGACCACCAACGGCAGCGAGCCGCTAGTTAATTAGAAAAAGGGAACTGAGTCAAATTAATGACGTGCCAATGCGCCTAAAGGCGTAACGGTCTCCGCCCCTTATGTGTCGACTGTCAGCTTGGCCGGGATCTGAGCGCGTGAAATCCAGCGCCTCAAAAAGTCAAAATAACAGCAATTAAAAGCACAAAATGCAGGGATATAGCGCCAACTCTCTGCCCTGATAAACCTATGAGCCGCGAGACTGATAGAAAAGTTCCGTTACGTTTGCCTAAGGCAGACGGAAGGACATGCGGCATTGCGTCGCGAGGGGAAATACGGATCAACCGAAGAGCTGGTACACCTTGGCGCCCTGTTTGGACTGATTCAGTTGGAGCAGTTCCGACGCGATCCGGTGCCGCTCGGCCTGGCAGGTTGAAACCAGATCACGGTAGAGCTCGAGCAGAGCCTGCATGCTTTGACGCACCAGCGCCTCATCGCGCTGCGGCTCGTGCATGGCTTCTTCGACCGCCAGCCGGCATTCCCGATCGAGCACACTGATGGCCGCCCAGTCCTGTTCCGCCAGTGCATTGCGCAAGGCGCTGCCGGTTTCCTCGAGACGTTTGACGGAAGCATTCATGGAGTCGACTCCGGTTGGGCGATCAGTGACTGAGTCATGGGCAGTTGCCCGGGACACTTCTCTTATCGGCAACGGCAAACGAGGCTTTAGTGCGATCGGTCGATGCGAGGCTCAGCGGTAACTACGCAACCCTGGCGGAACACTTGGAGGCGCGACCGGCTCCCAGGGGCCATCCGGACGACCGGCACAAAACCAGTCGCCATCCCACCGATAGTAGAGGCGATCGCGGTAGAACAGCTCGGTCCCTTCAACCACATAGACACCCAGGCGGTTGTCCCAATGCGCCTGTCCGTAAGGCGGCGGGGCATAGCGCGGGTGGCTACGCTGAACGCTCGGCGCGCGCGGCGCCTCCGGAGACGGCATGGGCGGCGGCGTGATCACCGGCCCGCTCGGCGGCGGCGCGGTCCGCGCAGGCGGCTCGCTCGGCTCAACAGGCGCCTTCTCACTCCGATAAGGCGACCCGGCGCAAGCGCCAAGAAGCAGCGCAATGCCGACTACACCGGCCAGTCTGGCAACTCGGTCGATTCCGGATTCCCTGTTGTTCATGCTCGCTCGCCTTGCATTTCTCGCATTTACTGTCCGTCGGGGCTGTCGAT is part of the Stutzerimonas balearica DSM 6083 genome and harbors:
- a CDS encoding flagellar assembly protein FliT: MNASVKRLEETGSALRNALAEQDWAAISVLDRECRLAVEEAMHEPQRDEALVRQSMQALLELYRDLVSTCQAERHRIASELLQLNQSKQGAKVYQLFG
- a CDS encoding sigma-54-dependent transcriptional regulator, translated to MTADDRLLLVEDDPALREALGDTLELAGYAYTAVANAEEALAALRSEHFALVISDVNMPGMDGHGLLRTLRERHPGVPMVLMTAFAQVERAVDAMREGALDYLVKPFEPSRLLDLLARYLDTACRPAQDSGPIACEPASRQLLALAARVARSDSTVLISGESGTGKEVLARYIHVCSARAEQPFVAINCAAIPDSMLEATLFGHEKGAFTGALHSQPGKFEQANGGTLLLDEISEMPLALQAKLLRVLQEREVERVGGRRPITLDIRVLATTNRDIQGEVAAGRFREDLYYRLSVFPLRWAPLRERPADILPLAERLLARHAQRQGLGPARLSEQARRSLLEHAWPGNVRELDNAIQRALILQQGGVIEAADLFIDRPGEAHGRPAMPAVGGETDEPSGALNDDLRHREYRLILDTLRAERGRRKETAERLGISPRTLRYKLAQMREAGLDIDGSLFG
- a CDS encoding ATP-binding protein, translated to MTESSGAVSTTAHHATTSPPVATPKERALDDLARLARQLDVSYGQVEARVAELTGQLEAASLLRQQEIAEKESLVRRHQSLLDLLPGGVVVIDGRGIVDEANPAALDLLGADLLGRLWRDVIAQRFAPRGDDGHEVSLRDGRRVAIATRSLESEPGQLVLLTDLTETRRLQEQLARHQRLSSLGRMVASLAHQVRTPLSAALIYASHLQQGALNPDQQSRFAGRLKARLEDMERQVRDMLVFARGDLPLTDRLTPTALLAALRSAAEPLLQGIEVRWQCDVAAGELLCNRDTLVGALCNLLDNARQAAGEPARLKVHVYRRRSVVRLCVSDNGMGIAPAVLARLGEPFFTTKASGTGLGLAVAMAVARAHHGELQVRSRLGRGTCVRLSLPLIAVQELADDR
- a CDS encoding sigma-54 dependent transcriptional regulator; translated protein: MWRDTKILLIDDDCDRRRDMTVILNFLSEDHLACASDDWRRAVEGLESSGSILGVLVGQIDSKGGAAELLKQLGQWDEQLPLILLGEPAPADWPEDARRRVLTSLEMPPSYNKLLDSLHRAQIYREMTQAKGRGRQRETNLFRSLVGTSRAVQHVRQMMQQVADTEASVLILGESGTGKEVVARNLHYHSKRRQAPFVPVNCGAIPAELLESELFGHEKGAFTGAITARAGRFELAEGGTLFLDEIGDMPLPMQVKLLRVLQERTFERVGSNRTQQADVRIIAATHKDLEKMIEEGTFREDLYYRLNVFPIEMAPLRERVEDIPLLLNELISRMEHEKRGSIRFNSAAIMSLCRHDWPGNIRELANLVERMAIMHPYGVIGVMELPKKFRHVDDDDEQYASALQDEMEERAAINAPIAVADAHAMLPAEGLDLKEYLGNLEQGLIHQALEDAGGVVARAAERLRIRRTTLVEKMRKYGMNRRDDDIAE
- a CDS encoding thiopurine S-methyltransferase — translated: MNEAFWHERWARNEIGFHLGEVNPYLLRHWSSLALPNGARVLVPLCGKSLDMAWLVEQGFTVVGVELSEKAVRAFFDEQRLVPQVERRGAFQRFVAGRLEILCGDVFALGAAELEGCVAIYDRAALIALPLALRQRYVDHLTSLMPTGAELLLVTVEYDQAEMSGPPFSVPQQEVVQLYAGCWELELLARHDVLQQNWKFLQRGLSRLEECVYRMRRR